The stretch of DNA AGTGTGAATTAAAAGCAATGAaataaatgaatgaatgCAAAAAAACCAACCTCATGACCTTGTCGCTGTCGCCGAGTCCTAACCCAGCCATATCCACATTCTCTAAGAATTCAGCGACAGCCATTAAATTGATAAGGCAATAGCTCTCCTCGCCACCAACAGACTGATTCCTGAATCTCTGTGTAAATAGCAAATTCGAGACTAGATGTGGAGGATTTGCTTTGACAACAGAAAAAATGATCATTGGCAAAAGAACATCGCCAGATACTGGCGTAGGTTCTTTTGGAGGAGTTGGCCGTTGCAGCTGAGATATTACAGGGACCGGTGGAGGCGCAGGAGAGTCAAGTGgcagaggcggaggaggagattTGACTTTCGAAGGGGCAGTTGGGATATCAGGTGCCGAAGATGAGTTATCAGGCGAAGACTGGATGTTGGCATCCTCTCGCCCTTGTGCATCGATGGCTGGCTTATTGGCGCTCTGAGCATCGGTACAAGATGATTTATCAATGGTTTCTGCCTGTCCATCTTCGCTATTTTCAAACTTTTTTGTAGGCCTGGCAGTTTGTGGATCTTCATCCACATCTTGATCAGCGTCATGCTCAGATATCAGGCGAATGGGAGGCAGTCTGGACAATCCGTCTGCAGACAGGTTTTTTAGATGCATCGTCGTTAGAAAGTACAAAACACGCACCGACAACAACTCTATGAGCTGCTACTAGGAGAGCAGATTTGTCACCAGGACTTCTACACGTATCCAACTGACTGAGCACTGCATAATTGTAAATGCTTGCGCTACAGTAAAGTGATTTCAGCTGGCTTACATTCTCCACATGCTTTGACAACTGCGTCAAGCTCTGGTTCGTTTACAGCATCTCCAACTTCAATCCCAAGATGACCGAGACCCAGATCCAACATATTGAGAGCTGCCACACGACTGGTAAGAGCTTCATCATGCGATGCATCATCGGTGGTAGATTGCATAAACAAACTGGAAGAAAAGTCAGTTCTTTATTTACATAGCAATGGAGGAATACATACCGATCATAGAAAAGCGACGTGATAATGCGTTCGACTGCCTCCATGACCTCACGAACTCGGGTTTCGCTTTCCATACGATCGTTTTCGCGTTTCTCCCTGTCTTTCTcatcctccgcctccgcctctccttctttttctcgcCGCCGTGGAATAAACGGTGTGCCACCCGCCCTCATATCCTGCTCCAGCTCGAGATAAAAGTCTTGCAGTCTTTCCGCAGCATCGTCAGGGCTTTCTTCTATAGGATTGACAATATATCCATGCCCGTTGCCGGAAGAGTCTTTATTGCTCTTTGAAGATCCCGAAGAACTTTTGATAAACGGATACCAATCGGCCGTCATATCATGCACCCTTTCAGCCACCCAGCTTGGGACAGGGATATTTCCTAACGACGCCGTAGATGCTAGCCCGGCTTTCAACTCATTCTTCAACGACTTGTTGATCTCTTTCGCGAGATCCTTTCTGACAATTTTACGTCCTATCGTAAAGGCTGGGATCTCAAAGGACGCATTGGGGTCGATTGTCGAGTCGAGACTGtgcaaagaagaaggcgGGGATGAAGGTGCGGGAGTCGAAGGTTTTGAACCGAAGAGAGAGGCAAAGGGGTTGGTTATCCGTGATGGGACAGAATTGGTGGTCGAAGAACCAAGCCGACCAGCTGGTCTTGGAGGAAGCGGGGGTTTACTTGACGCTTGGGATCTTGGCGGCAAATGTAAAGCAGGTGAATAATGGGGAATGTGATATTGGGGGTATGGTACAGGTGGTATCACGTCAGATAGTGGCACAGGTAGCGGGGGAAGACAAGCAAGAGCAGATGCTCTTGTTGCAG from Psilocybe cubensis strain MGC-MH-2018 chromosome 7, whole genome shotgun sequence encodes:
- a CDS encoding Vacuolar protein sorting-associated protein 9A yields the protein MSKRENEFPATSISRSTGARLQAQPPASPAHEAHPLLSPGPSSPTPSEQGHAVSGSGATLSVNGGPRYVPYTPRQRVTATSATTGMTVHPHSPQQHQGDATSKLQLMHLKAAAQAIGLDSGTLGWTILEKLVVDVETSDEWLDIWQAITSGKATLLLPLESTFSNFKITPDFLKDHIVLCEGSSRKSLPIVTLSGLRGTLDGEVLTLRSTINTTSKLFQDLLNPATRASALACLPPLPVPLSDVIPPVPYPQYHIPHYSPALHLPPRSQASSKPPLPPRPAGRLGSSTTNSVPSRITNPFASLFGSKPSTPAPSSPPSSLHSLDSTIDPNASFEIPAFTIGRKIVRKDLAKEINKSLKNELKAGLASTASLGNIPVPSWVAERVHDMTADWYPFIKSSSGSSKSNKDSSGNGHGYIVNPIEESPDDAAERLQDFYLELEQDMRAGGTPFIPRRREKEGEAEAEDEKDREKRENDRMESETRVREVMEAVERIITSLFYDRLFMQSTTDDASHDEALTSRVAALNMLDLGLGHLGIEVGDAVNEPELDAVVKACGELLSQLDTCRSPGDKSALLVAAHRVVVDGLSRLPPIRLISEHDADQDVDEDPQTARPTKKFENSEDGQAETIDKSSCTDAQSANKPAIDAQGREDANIQSSPDNSSSAPDIPTAPSKVKSPPPPLPLDSPAPPPVPVISQLQRPTPPKEPTPVSGDVLLPMIIFSVVKANPPHLVSNLLFTQRFRNQSVGGEESYCLINLMAVAEFLENVDMAGLGLGDSDKVMSTADLTPIPLTRSPVTSETPLEPLDGGQGLRGRVGQQVDAIADSANKVISGVVDSSFGILRSFMPAGVDPKSPASGRLTPGTPGSRPAGFGLLRRESGFSIASLAASLPITGRSRSNTGAEESGQQLVTVSRPSSVRSRASLRIKVGGEDSQDEASDSSSATSNEDDSEVDGEEEGAEYEDDDEQGHTGVGDARSIRSFESMLSASKEKSKMSRARKSLSDRLASVSALAGRKGGSPPPESRRSSLLHPQPSVARPVSPVSSRAASPIPLRLPPPKQRFLECNPDDLRLSEVGELLREYRRLVEGIRTVGGFDE